The DNA segment GGAAAGAGCAACAGGAAGCATTCATCACAAGTAAAAGGCTCTTATCAAATGCACCTGTTTTGGCCTATAACTCTTCTGAGAAACCGCTTGTGCTCAGTTGCGACACATCATCGTATGGTGTGGGTGCAGTCTTGGCACAGACCAAAGCAGATGGAACCGAAAGACCTGTAGCTTTTGCTTCACGTACTATGCTTGCTGCTGAGCGGAACTACAGTCAGACTGACAAGGAAGGCCTTGCTTTGATTTTCGATGTGCGCAAATTTCATCAGTACCTGAGGGGACGGCCCTTCACTGCTGTAACAGACCACCAGCCATTGTTAGGACTTTTTGTTGAAGTCGAGGTGTGCCAAGCCAGGCATCACCGAGAGTCCTCAGGTGGGCACTCACTCTATCAAGCTATCAATTCAAGCTCGTCTACAAGCCAGGCAGTATGCTAGGCCATGGTGATGGACGCAGTCGGGTACCTCTTCCCGCAACTGAGCTTCAGGACTATACGCCTGCCAATGTCTTCATGATAGTACAAACATACCCGGATGTCCTGTCACCTGCAGTCATTAGACGTGCTACGGTAAGAGATCCCGTGCTGTCACAAGTGGCTGAGGCTGTCCTGACCGGGAGTCCTCTTCCGGAGGGTGGAGACTGGGGGCCTTATACTACAAGGACCAAGGAACTTAGTCTGCACGATGGATGCCTCGTGGGGAGCCCGTGTCATCGTTCCCCAAGTCCCTGCAATCTCAAGCCCTTAAGCTGTTGCACGCTGGCGACCCTGGAATTAGAAATCAAAGATTGCTAGGTCTGTGTGGTGGCCTGGAATCGATAATGACATGACAAATCAGGTGCGGAGCTGCCCTGTTTGCCAAGCGCACCAGAAGTCTGCCCGGAGGATATGAATTATGCCATGGCCATTTCCTGACAAGCCCTGGTCCAGGATCCATGTTGATTTTGGAGGTCAGTTCATGGGACACTACTTCCTCGTGATGGTGGATGCTTTTTCCAAATGGGTTGAAGTTCACCCTGTGCCATCACCATCTGCAGAGGCCAGAATCTCTGTAATCAGGACTGTCTTTTCTCAACATGGTCTGCCAGCCATCATTGTTTCAGACAATGGGCCAGCATTCACCAGCATCCAGTACGCTGACTTCCTGAACAGGAATGTCATCCATCGCATGCTGGTGCCTCCTTATCACGCTGCTTCCAGCGGGGCTGCAGAGCGGGTGGTGCAGACCATCAAAGATAAACTGAAGAAAAGCACACCAGGTGATTTCAGGACACAAGTGGCCAGGGTGCTCTTTCACTACCGTTCAACGCCTAACAGGCCGTGTGCCGTGTGAGTTGCTCCTGGGGAGACGAATCAAGACACCCTTGGATGTCATGCGCCCAGGTCTTCGATCGTCTGTTCAATTGAAGCAGATAAAGCAAAAACTGCATGTGGACAAGGATTGCCGCATTGCGCCAACAATGGAACCGGGTGCCCCAGTGTTCACCAGGAACTTCCGATCAGGCCCACCATGGGTACCTGCTTCTGTTAGTGGTCCTACGAACTGCGCCTAATCTGAGGTTGTATTACAAGATGGAACTGTGTTGCACAGACATGGGGACCACATTCGCCCCAACCTCGTACAGACACCACCACCTGCAAACACTGTGCCTCTCGACCAGCCAGCTGAGCAGCAAGCAACAGATCCTGCGGAGCCTGCAGGAGCTGCTGCTGAGCCAGCCACAAAGTCAGTCCCACCACAGAACTGGGCTACCACAAGCAGTCATTCCATCGGGAGGAAGCCCTGTTCCACTGCGAAAAAGTTGCCGAACAAGACGCCCTGTGAACCGGTATTCTCCTTGATAAGAACTAAAGGGGGAGGAGTGTGACAATTGATACTGTGTGCTGCACAAGCTGTAGCGCCACCGGCTACTATCGCCACCAACTACTGCAAGCGGAAGTGGGAGTGAGGAGAACAGGGCTGGGGCAGGTTGAAAGGAATAAACAGTTCATGTTGTGTTCTCAGGGAGCTCGGGTCTCGGCTCCACTTGTTCCGGCTACATGTAACAGCTAGCTTGAGCAGAGATTGAGCCACTAATGAAAAAGAGATCTAGAATTGAACAAGAGTTTGCCTGTATTCGAGTGAATTCATCAATGATTTGCATCAAGTAAAAAAACGCTATATCGATCATTCTTTCAACAATTTTATAGTTAGGTTATTGCAAAGAGAAAGATGGCCAGTTAACATGCGGCAAATTAAAATCTCCAGTTAGAATTATCTGATCCTCAGGCTTCACATGCGCAACAAGGTAATTGTGTAATTCATCCAGAACTTCCATGGAGAAATTGGGTGGACGACAGTGcgttttgttcgggggggggggggggggggctcacgttgcagcgcgacctcctcattgaatttttagaacggctaagtatatgaataacatttatttatttatttatttatctatttatttatttatttatttattatatcctcaaaggtcccgcatgggactttacatgaggggtgggcgtcatataATGGCGGTATccatgaaggtgtatgttaggatgtggttgagtctgcttcctggatggcatttttgaagcgcgcaaaatcgcggatgactgctgcttcgttcggaaggtcattccagtctcgggcggtgcgcaaaaggactgctgaaatgaggtggtgtgggcacgtggcggaatcacagcatgtggatgacttgtgcgatcaggggctccggaagtatacatgACGTGTGGGGGCGACGTCCGTGGGTTGAATGTTGCATCGTGtgtatgtgatatatatatatatatatatatatatatatatatatatatatatatatatatatatatatatgggtcattccacgccaactgtcccagtctgggcgctcgacaaaaatcaatttctctgaaaaaatctgagaaaattacacacatatagacattagttctacagtattctcccaaaatattttaatcggcaaaaatttttcgggcacgtgagcgccatttgaacttctcgatatggtggaaaagcaggtacgaaagaaaaattcgctatatatgaaccgtttcacgcattcatttgaaacttgcttttttgtgtttttagagcaacgtgcttttattataggacagttgcttagagtacctttatatttttcactccttggcgcgtgggtaaaattgagtaaattgctgcgttttcgggaatttttttacaaaagacgattgcagactaaatacatcaattatttttatagaactctccataaaacctactatctcctaaagtttttgttttgcctgtgtgtggtgcacaggttctaaaatataatcctgaacttggaaaaaacgctacattggcctatgttcagacgtctgtagcaccctaaggtggtccaagaaaaaataagcataaaagcgcgtacgattgagaatcgcaacaccttcgtccacaggaagtttaatcgaagtagtttttgttttagtcaagaaaaaattttttgaagtttagtcccaccattgcattattttgctatggggcagtgcaaaccgactgaatttactgcattaaaaaagaggtagtgtatttgtagcacatggttttcagctccttttgttagtactttataatgtatattacatatcaaggagataagcagaggtaaaaatataacaataccattggcttatatgccgaaattccccaataatgaatcgcgttacttattgcatgtggctctgagaatcaattggcgtcaaaattagttaagtctcaaagttcatgtaaaccggagaaaggaggcgtgagcgtggtcatttatagcggatccaaacggagttcatcaaagtattccgcaacgaacggcacatgatgtggCAACGCGCCGCATATTCatgcattccgtccgtcgtccgtgaCATTACGggcgggatatgccaagctatttttcacatctttatttggatggttgcaggcagcaggttTTGGTTAAAGTAtaatttgtctgtctggtaacatgcattgttttacagctgttatgagatcagaacagcctattttcgtggcgtagttgtacggcgccaccgccgccgcctccggtgtgcgtaaacaatgccaaAAGTaacgattcattattggggaatttcggcatctaagccaatggtgttgttatatttttacctctgtttatcatctccttaatatgtaatatacattataaagtactaacaaaaggagctgaaaacgatgtgctacgaatacattacccccttttttatgcagtaaattcagtcggtttgcactgccccatagcaaaataatgcaatggggggaATAaaattcaaaaaattttttcttgactaaaacaaaaactacttcgattaaactttctgtggacgaaggtgaTATGATTCTCAACCGTATGCGCTTTTctgattattttttcttggaccaccttagggtgctacagacgtctgaacatacgccaagtagcgttttttttttttcaagttcaggattttattttagaacctgtgcgccgcacacaggcaaaacaaaaactttaggagatagtaagttttatggagagttcaataaaaatatttgATGTATTTAGTctgcaatcgtcttttgtaaaaaaattcccgaaaacgcagcaatttactcaactttacctaAGCGCCAAGGAGTGAACAATATacagctactctaagcaactgtcctatgatgaaagcgcgatgctctaaaaacacaaaaaagcaagtttcgaatgaatctGTGAAActgtccatttatagcgaatttttttttcatgcctggttttccaccatatcgagaagttcaaatggcgctcacatgcccgaaaaatttttgccgctcaaaatattttgggaaaatactgtagaactaatgtctatatgtgtgtaattttctcaggttttttcagagaaattgatttttgtcgagcgcctcgactgggacagttggcgtggaatgactcatatatatatatatatatatatatatatatatatacgcggttTCCGATTACCAATATGACGCGACTGCCAGGTGAAATATTTTCAGATTTATCGGCTGCTGGGAGAATAGACACTGCCGATCTAGGTCGCTCACAgcctatttcttgttttttgcctCACCCAaagtctatatcgaccagatgacgctgatacCATCTTATGTACCGACAATAACACGTTTACGCggaacatcaaacgcgaaatctaGAGCTGTATAAGCAGAAAAGGAAGtctggttgtagcttaccgccttattgaagccgacagtgaggTCGATGTTCTTGATCATTCTCTACCTGCTTGGGCGTGTGATATGCGCAGCCAGTTAGGGAAAAACGAACACTAACGGCAAATATGAAGTTCAGctggaatgaacaggggtactgaaaaatgcgtgcagtttcagttgggtgtgaaaattcacgataaacggcagcgcacgctgggttaagacagaaacacaaaacacgaaaaaaaggacgacacaagcgctgaacttcaactgatctttattgaccaccacagttgcttaaatagcatcttgttgcgcatgcgtgtagcatctggcatagcaagttcaatagacaatcccatgagcagcaaaacccagaagccgcgatcaaagcacaaagcaaaagcgaaagattacaaaataaaagaCCCGATAAAACCAACAACAAAAACCaaaccacatcacgtgttaatacctaaaaacttccgctcttttgaagatagagcaaccgatgggcagctaatgcagtcttccctcctttccaGAATTTCTGCCGCTTCTAAAATTTGTCATTGTCATTCTGCCGCTTCTAAATTTGGCATTGTCATTTCTAAAAAGTAGATCTTTGTTTCTGTTGACTGCAGACAAAGAAGGAGGGTTTGCGGTGCTTCCTAAGCAACTATTCGACACAAAGGCATCAGCAGCGGTTTCGACGGTCTTTTCCAAGTTCCCTGAGGTTGATCTGAAGAAGGTAAAATCAAGGGCGATTAAGTTATGCAGCCAGTTCAAACTGGAAGcccttaaaaaaaaagtattagcGAAGGCTCAAAGTTAAGCTTAGATCTATTCTTTTTCTGCAAAAACTCACAAACCTGATTGTCCGTTGAGGGTTATTGTTTCTGAGAGCAATACCTGGCAGAAGCAGTTAGCAAGCTTCTTGCAAGAAAAATTAAGGATTTTACCTATTAATGACCCCTTCAGAGTTAAGAACTCCGAAGAAGTAATTCATTTTTTAACTGAGCACTCTCATCAAGGTCACCTAGCATTCTCTATTGACATAAAAGACTTGTATTACAGCATACCGCATGATGATCTAATGACAAGTGTCAGCGAATGCTTAGACAGGCACGGCGCTACGAAGTTTCAGAACGAATCCGGGATCCATTGCAGTCAATTTTTAGAATTAATTTCTATGTACCTCAAATCCACCTTTGCAGAATGGAATGGTGACATTTACCTACAGAAAAACGGAATTTGTATAGGATCATGCATAGCCCCAATCCTGAGTGACCTGTACCTTGCTGTACGCGACAAGAAACTTAAAGAACGCCTTGACTATCAAaaggttgtccgtgtttttaggtacgttgacgattttttagttcTGTTATGTTATGACGAAGAAGGTTTTGACAATGCCATGTGCAGCACTATTGAAGTGTTTACAGAATGCCTCAGGCCCTTGGTGATCACTCATGAGGTACCTAAGAATAATTTTATAAGATTTTTAGATCTTGGTCTGTACTGCTCTGCCGATCATGTGTGTTGGAGCTATGAACCGAGAGGCAGCAAACCAGTTCTTCCATATCATTCGGCCCATTCGAAGCTAGTAAAAAGAGCAATTGCGCGGTCATGTTTTCATCATGCCCTAGTTAAATCGTGCATCCACCGATGTGAGACAAGTTTTCTCATCCAGACCCACCGCCTTCGTGAGTCAGGGTACCCGATGGCCCTTCTGGCGTCAGTGGCGGAAGTACTGCTTAAAGGCTCCAGGAGCGGTTCCGCCGCAGCCTCTGGTGGCAACGACGCTCGCTTCCGCCCAGAAAAGGTTCTTGTGATTCCCTATGTCCACACTGTGTCACACAACCTACGGAAACTTGGCCGAAAGGTTGGTTTGGACGTGTTGTTCTCTGCGCCTGTGCGGCTGTCAGCCCTTTGCAAAAAGGCCAATTCGCAGAGCAAACAGAGGGAAGCATGCTCGATAAAGCACAGGAACCCTTACGTCACCTGCACCGAATGTGTCGTATATTCTATACCGCTGACGTGTGATAAGGTGTACGTTGGCCAAACGGGTAGATGCCTCAATACGAGGCTCACAGAGCACAGTTATCACTGCTCCAAGAAAGATGCAggccaccttgccattcactgcagggactgcggctgcgcacccatgttgggcaacacgagggtggtgtgtagggaaaaaggcaaaattgcacgtgaaattttagaagcggcagaaattttggaaaggagggaagactgcattagctgcccatcggttgctctatcttcaaaagagcggaagtttttaggtattaacacgtgatgtggtttGGTTTTTGTTGTTGGTTTTATCGGGtcttttattttgtaatctttcgcttttgctttgtgctttgatcgcggcttctgggttttgctgctcatgggattgtctattgaacttgctatgccagatgctacacgcatgcgcaacaagatgctatttaagcaactgtggtggtcaataaagatcagttgaagttcagcgcttgtgtcgtcctttttttcgtgttttgtgtttctgtcttaacccagcgtgcgctgccgtttatcgtgaatatgaccaaccaactagcccacaagtacgttttaagtagggtgtgaaaagatgactcattcgtggtgatatttgcaagcaaaggccgaacaTCATTTACTCAATTTCTTTCGCCCCAGACTCGgcgctgaagaaatgtcttcacgaatcttgttgctctcagcgagttaaggcgcaatgatacgtcgCCACgtgaataaacggccgctgcatggcagcggctttcgtgattgccgctatggatgtggttgcagactttgaacatcgcaaGGAAGATCTCGCAgtggaagcaggattgcatttcagtgagtctgcaatGATCCTCCGTCGCGGTggcggcagctctttctgcgtacgaagcctggctccaacagacggaaagcgaagcctcgttttcgtcaacggcatgcgaggcgtccaattgccaaatactgcttgtgtacacgcgtatttcattttgcgttttaggggcgaagctccttaaggcggcacccgttcgtccctcgtagtcgtagtcgtagtagtcgtagtgcgtaaccagtcttacgctttgacctccaaggtggtgccggtgggagatttttcctgtgcgttgttgaacaataaaaaattcgcagcgtgcgcgttaactaaaagccgaattcttctgtatctcattccccattagcagccattggcatgttccagtaggaaacgttagtagaagtagaagtgtaagtgttagctaaaagccgacttcttctgtctctcattcccattagcagccattgtttacctccaaggtagtgcctggtgagatttctcctgtgcgtgattaaacaataaaaattttgttcaaaacgccgttgattgatgaaataaaccaacgaaagacgccagatgttttgtaaaagcaaaacgaaagaacgccagatgtttctaaagcaaaacgaaaagacgccagctgcttaacgaaagacgccagatgttttctaaagcaatggttttctaaacaatgaaaattcacagcgtacatgtaaaattaaagtgagctgcaagtcgtcataagtcatcgaacctttagtataaacgcgcccgatctcacgtcggtgatgatgtactgggcagaattcacggaagattcacggtttaccgatgaacctccgcagcttcgcccactcatcatcattcactccgtggatatgctgtgatttttatttatGGCGAATTGCCTCttggagaactcgagcagaggcgccatgcAGTGGAGAGAGGAGCCATGcagtggaatgcggcacgcatccgaagagcaggagggagggtgccagtgaggagaaatgtaccatgtgatcaaaaccatcgaGGCACCATAGTTCTCTGCGGGAAAGCGGCCGCACACGtgtgtgaaatccgacgcagaatcgCTGCGAAGCTCGCTCGTACAAACGACGTCAACATCACTGCGGTAAAATCTACACCTTGGCTGCTGTTATCACCACCgcgctcaccggcagaagcaaaataaaaacgaatgaaGAGGATATGACGAGGAATAGCTCTCGACAAATCCCAACCGGACTGCGTTTGTGATCACAACGAGAAACATGGACGGGCGTTAGTACATATCCTTAAGTTTTTCGATATTTTCTCActtgttaaagctcagttcacagtaagaatggcatgaatgtgatcgtaataagataatttgcCACTACAGTTCTACTTTCTGCATCTCTTTAGTGTCACTGTACACGAGGCCCGCCACTGGAGACACAGGTACTGGATTCGTTGTGACGTGCTAAgttggatcacgtgatgccatcttgcttcacggaaccttgctgTGCGCCACAAATAATGCACCACGCATGCAACGGTGCCGAgtgtaatttcacatttatgGTTTTAactcaaggataacgaacatcacgacgCATGGCTCATAAAGTTTAGAAAGGGCAATGAACCGAAgtcccgcgcacgtgtttgcagcaagcacttccgagaagaCGACTTTGTCTGCGAACTAAAaacgcaaatgttaatttggtgCGCAACAGTGAGTTCACAAGTGACAACTCCACCTTCCA comes from the Rhipicephalus sanguineus isolate Rsan-2018 chromosome 6, BIME_Rsan_1.4, whole genome shotgun sequence genome and includes:
- the LOC125758820 gene encoding uncharacterized protein K02A2.6-like, with the translated sequence MPWPFPDKPWSRIHVDFGGQFMGHYFLVMVDAFSKWVEVHPVPSPSAEARISVIRTVFSQHGLPAIIVSDNGPAFTSIQYADFLNRNVIHRMLVPPYHAASSGAAERVVQTIKDKLKKSTPGDFRTQVARVLFHYRSTPNRPCAV